A part of Curtobacterium sp. MCLR17_036 genomic DNA contains:
- a CDS encoding tryptophan-rich sensory protein, which translates to MKRIWKRVAVAVSAVVAVIGAYVGSGAAGGTPIQDAAGGALSASSTAIAPDGPAFSIWSVVYAGLIGYAVLQLFRTANDDRHERLVVPAILSLLLNAAWILSVQFGWLWASEPIIVALLAVLVWTFSILRRTRSTGVVEAVLTDGTFGLYLGWVCVATAANTAAVLTAAGFRGFGFGQDVWGVAIAAVAGLVGVLVAFWGRGRLAPAASLAWGLAWVAVARFDGPLVSVPTATTAVVAAVAVVVVTAAVRARAGWSGAGEGRATAPVFGRADSVAG; encoded by the coding sequence ATGAAGAGGATCTGGAAGCGCGTCGCGGTCGCCGTGAGCGCGGTCGTCGCCGTCATCGGCGCGTACGTCGGCTCGGGCGCTGCCGGGGGCACCCCCATCCAGGACGCCGCCGGCGGAGCGTTGTCGGCGTCGTCGACGGCGATCGCCCCGGACGGCCCCGCGTTCTCGATCTGGAGCGTCGTCTACGCGGGGCTCATCGGCTACGCGGTGCTGCAGCTCTTCCGCACCGCGAACGACGACCGGCACGAGCGACTGGTGGTGCCGGCGATCCTGTCGCTGCTGCTCAACGCCGCGTGGATCCTGTCCGTGCAGTTCGGGTGGCTGTGGGCGAGCGAACCGATCATCGTCGCGCTGCTCGCGGTGCTGGTGTGGACGTTCTCGATCCTGCGCCGGACCCGCTCGACCGGCGTCGTCGAGGCAGTGCTGACCGACGGCACGTTCGGGCTCTACCTCGGGTGGGTCTGCGTCGCGACGGCGGCGAACACGGCCGCGGTGCTGACGGCCGCGGGCTTCCGCGGGTTCGGGTTCGGGCAGGACGTCTGGGGCGTCGCGATCGCCGCGGTGGCCGGTCTGGTCGGGGTCCTGGTCGCCTTCTGGGGTCGGGGGCGGCTGGCACCCGCGGCCTCGCTCGCTTGGGGTCTGGCGTGGGTCGCGGTCGCCCGGTTCGACGGGCCGCTCGTCTCCGTGCCGACGGCCACGACGGCGGTGGTCGCCGCGGTGGCCGTGGTCGTCGTGACCGCGGCGGTCCGGGCGCGCGCAGGGTGGTCCGGAGCGGGCGAGGGCCGGGCGACGGCACCGGTGTTCGGCCGGGCGGACTCCGTCGCGGGCTGA
- the ald gene encoding alanine dehydrogenase encodes MRIGVPTEIKNNEYRVAATPAGVAELALHGHEVLVQSGAGTGSAFTDDEYRVAGATIVDAAAEVWAQAEMILKVKEPVAAEYPLIRAGQVLFTYLHLAADRPLTDALVASGATAIAYETVQLPDRSLPLLSPMSEVAGRLSAQVGAFHLMRTNGGRGLLLGGVPGTPKGRVVVIGGGVAGEHAATMALGMGADVTVFDISLPRLRALDARFDGRVTTLRSSAHAIAEALRDADLVIGSVLIPGASAPKLVTDAMVADMRPGSVLVDIAIDQGGCFEGSHPTTHDDPTFAVHDAVYYCVANMPGAVPRTSTISLTNATLPYAVAIADRGWEQATAADPALALGVNVHAGEVTNAAVAAAHGLVAAAR; translated from the coding sequence ATGCGCATCGGCGTCCCCACCGAGATCAAGAACAACGAGTACCGCGTCGCGGCGACCCCGGCAGGCGTCGCCGAACTGGCGTTGCACGGGCACGAGGTCCTCGTGCAGTCGGGAGCGGGCACCGGCTCGGCGTTCACCGACGACGAGTACCGCGTGGCGGGAGCGACGATCGTCGACGCCGCCGCCGAGGTCTGGGCGCAGGCCGAGATGATCCTCAAGGTGAAGGAGCCGGTCGCGGCGGAGTACCCGCTCATCCGCGCGGGGCAGGTCCTGTTCACCTACCTGCACCTGGCCGCCGACCGTCCCCTCACCGACGCGCTCGTCGCCTCCGGCGCCACGGCGATCGCCTACGAGACCGTGCAGCTGCCCGACCGTTCGCTGCCGCTCCTCTCGCCGATGTCCGAGGTCGCCGGGCGGCTCTCGGCCCAGGTCGGCGCGTTCCACCTCATGCGCACGAACGGCGGCCGCGGGCTGCTGCTCGGCGGCGTCCCCGGCACGCCGAAGGGCCGCGTCGTCGTCATCGGCGGCGGCGTCGCGGGGGAGCACGCCGCGACGATGGCGCTCGGCATGGGTGCCGACGTCACCGTGTTCGACATCAGCCTGCCGCGGCTCCGCGCCCTCGACGCCCGGTTCGACGGCCGCGTCACCACGCTCCGGTCGTCGGCCCACGCGATCGCCGAGGCGCTGCGCGACGCCGACCTGGTGATCGGCTCCGTCCTGATCCCCGGGGCGTCGGCGCCGAAGCTCGTCACCGACGCGATGGTCGCGGACATGCGCCCGGGTTCGGTCCTCGTCGACATCGCCATCGACCAGGGCGGCTGCTTCGAGGGCTCGCACCCGACCACCCACGACGACCCGACCTTCGCCGTGCACGACGCCGTGTACTACTGCGTGGCGAACATGCCCGGCGCCGTCCCGCGCACGAGCACGATCTCGCTGACGAACGCGACCCTGCCCTACGCCGTGGCGATCGCCGACCGGGGCTGGGAGCAGGCCACCGCGGCCGACCCGGCACTGGCCCTCGGCGTGAACGTGCACGCCGGCGAGGTCACGAACGCCGCGGTCGCCGCCGCGCACGGGCTGGTCGCAGCCGCGCGCTGA
- a CDS encoding helix-turn-helix transcriptional regulator → MVLSIERHPGRYFRRLVGSDFDEALAFFESDYDFRAPIVRRTRPQSHWDFADVGDGRLSLRSSRFMADLRTESRVDDEFVVAWLRSGAGRLTSGSDTHVFEPGVPVVVPFAEVYSLHHRDIGLNLVHLDRDFVRSVAGDDDFAFDTLQRPTAQGVATWQAVVRAHSSTWLDVDHRLDASGERTIAEAFVTAALQAFPQRSRWRSSVAGTGPEHGRLRRALEYVHAHAREPIGTPEIAVAAGLSPRGLQQSLRRHLDQTPGELLRSVRLDGARADLLDGDREETSVADIARSWGFGHLGRFSSTYRARFGELPSESLRAR, encoded by the coding sequence ATGGTGCTTTCCATCGAGCGACACCCCGGCCGGTACTTCCGGCGGCTCGTCGGCAGTGACTTCGACGAGGCCCTCGCCTTCTTCGAGAGCGACTACGACTTCCGCGCTCCGATCGTCCGGCGCACCCGTCCGCAGTCCCACTGGGACTTCGCCGACGTGGGGGACGGCCGGCTGTCCCTGCGCTCGTCGCGCTTCATGGCGGACCTGCGCACCGAGAGCCGCGTCGACGACGAGTTCGTCGTGGCGTGGCTGCGCAGCGGTGCCGGACGGCTCACCTCGGGCAGCGACACGCACGTGTTCGAGCCGGGGGTGCCGGTCGTCGTGCCCTTCGCCGAGGTCTACTCCCTGCACCACCGCGACATCGGCCTGAACCTCGTGCACCTCGACCGCGACTTCGTCCGGTCCGTCGCGGGTGACGACGACTTCGCGTTCGACACCCTGCAGCGCCCCACGGCCCAGGGGGTCGCCACCTGGCAGGCCGTCGTGCGGGCACACTCGTCGACCTGGCTCGACGTCGACCACCGCCTCGACGCGTCGGGCGAGCGCACCATCGCCGAGGCGTTCGTCACGGCGGCGCTGCAGGCGTTCCCGCAGCGCAGCCGGTGGCGCTCGTCCGTGGCCGGCACCGGTCCCGAGCACGGTCGGCTCCGCCGCGCCCTCGAGTACGTGCACGCCCACGCCCGCGAGCCGATCGGCACGCCCGAGATCGCCGTCGCGGCGGGGCTCAGTCCGCGCGGCCTGCAGCAGTCGCTCCGACGGCACCTGGACCAGACCCCGGGCGAGCTCCTGCGCAGCGTGCGCCTCGACGGCGCCCGCGCGGACCTGCTCGACGGCGACCGCGAGGAGACCTCGGTGGCCGACATCGCGCGTTCGTGGGGCTTCGGGCACCTCGGGCGGTTCTCGTCGACCTACCGCGCACGGTTCGGGGAGCTGCCGAGCGAGTCGCTCCGCGCGCGCTGA
- a CDS encoding sugar-binding domain-containing protein gives MSDAAQPMRTQQALRAAHLYYLQDLTMDAIADELGTSRSSVSRLLKYARDTGLVDIQIRSPLDQAAALSRSIRSRFGVHAHVVPVPDHTSDVDRLERVALSAARILTQYVESNMVIGLSWGSTVSAVSRYLVPKTTHGSTIVQINGAANTRTTGIVYASEILRRFGEAYGAFVQQFPVPAFFDDPATKEALFRERSIRRVLDLHERMDLVVFGVGAPQAPVPSHVYSGGYLDPEDRDELTRAGVVGDVSTVFYRADGSWKDIGVNARAGAPDLDTIKRAPRRVCVVAGRGKAASLRGALAAGLVTDLILDESVGQAILQP, from the coding sequence ATGAGCGATGCGGCTCAGCCCATGCGCACGCAGCAGGCGCTGCGCGCCGCGCACCTCTACTACCTGCAGGACCTGACGATGGACGCGATCGCGGACGAGCTCGGGACCTCGCGGTCGTCGGTGTCGCGCCTGCTGAAGTACGCCAGGGACACCGGGCTCGTGGACATCCAGATCCGCTCGCCCCTGGACCAGGCCGCGGCGCTCAGCCGCTCGATCCGGTCGCGCTTCGGGGTGCACGCGCACGTCGTCCCGGTGCCGGACCACACGAGCGACGTCGACCGGCTCGAGCGGGTCGCGCTGTCGGCCGCGCGCATCCTGACGCAGTACGTCGAGTCGAACATGGTCATCGGGCTGTCGTGGGGCTCGACGGTGAGCGCCGTCAGCCGCTACCTCGTGCCGAAGACGACGCACGGCTCGACGATCGTGCAGATCAACGGGGCCGCGAACACCCGGACCACCGGCATCGTCTACGCGTCCGAGATCCTCCGCCGCTTCGGCGAGGCGTACGGCGCGTTCGTGCAGCAGTTCCCGGTGCCGGCGTTCTTCGACGACCCTGCGACGAAGGAAGCGTTGTTCCGGGAGCGCTCGATCCGCCGTGTGCTCGACCTGCACGAGCGGATGGACCTCGTCGTGTTCGGTGTCGGTGCCCCGCAGGCCCCGGTGCCGTCGCACGTGTACTCGGGCGGGTACCTCGACCCCGAGGACCGTGACGAGCTCACCCGGGCCGGGGTGGTCGGCGACGTCTCGACGGTGTTCTACCGGGCCGACGGCTCGTGGAAGGACATCGGGGTGAACGCGCGCGCCGGTGCCCCCGACCTCGACACGATCAAGCGAGCGCCGCGCCGGGTCTGCGTCGTGGCCGGGCGGGGGAAGGCGGCCTCGCTGCGCGGCGCGCTCGCAGCGGGACTCGTGACCGACCTCATCCTGGACGAGAGCGTCGGACAGGCGATCCTGCAGCCGTGA